The nucleotide window GGAGGATCAGCAGCGCGTCTTCGAACGCTTCTTCCGGGTCGACAAGGCCCGCTCGCGGATGACCGGCGGCACCGGACTCGGACTGGCCATCGTCAAGCACGTGGCCGCCAACCACGGCGGCACCATCAACCTGTGGAGCAAGCCCGGTACCGGCTCCACGTTCACGCTGTGCATCCCGGAGGACCTGTCGGACACCGGCTGGCCGGAGGCGGCCGAACAGGCGCTGTCGAATCCGGATTCACCTCCCCGCGGACTCGGCGCCGGCCATCATCACACCCCGCCGGCCCGGGTCGACGCAGCATCATCGAACGACCCGATTTCCGGTCACGACAACGAAGGAAACAAGAGTTGACCCACGTTCTGATCGTCGAGGACGAGGAATCGTTGGCGGATCCGCTGGCATTCCTGTTGCGCAAGGAGGGCTTCGAGGCCAGCGTCATCACCGATGGCGCACAAGCCCTGTCGACCTTCGATCGGGTGAGTCCCGACATCGTGCTCCTCGATCTCATGCTGCCCGGGATGTCCGGAACCGAGATCTGCAAGGCCCTGCGCACGCGGTCTAACGTCCCGGTGATCATGGTGACCGCGCGCGACAGCGAGATCGACAAGGTCGTCGGCCTGGAACTCGGCGCGGACGACTATGTGACCAAGCCGTATTCGGCTCGCGAACTGATCGCGCGTATCCGCGCGGTGCTGCGCCGCGGTGGCGACATGCCCGACGACGGCCTCGAGATCGGGATCCTGGAGGCCGGGCCGGTCCGGATGGACGTCGAACGGCACACCGTGTCGGTCAACGGAACTCCGATCACCTTGCCGCTCAAGGAATTCGATCTCCTCGAGTACCTGCTGCGCAACGCCGGCCGGGTGCTGACGCGCGGTCAGCTGATCGACCGGGTGTGGGGCGTCGACTACGTCGGCGACACCAAGACGCTCGACGTGCACGTCAAGCGGCTGCGTTCGAAGATCGAACCGGATCCGGCGAATCCCAAGCACCTCATCACCGTTCGCGGTCTCGG belongs to Gordonia sp. KTR9 and includes:
- a CDS encoding response regulator transcription factor is translated as MTHVLIVEDEESLADPLAFLLRKEGFEASVITDGAQALSTFDRVSPDIVLLDLMLPGMSGTEICKALRTRSNVPVIMVTARDSEIDKVVGLELGADDYVTKPYSARELIARIRAVLRRGGDMPDDGLEIGILEAGPVRMDVERHTVSVNGTPITLPLKEFDLLEYLLRNAGRVLTRGQLIDRVWGVDYVGDTKTLDVHVKRLRSKIEPDPANPKHLITVRGLGYKLEA